The DNA region TGAATCGCATAGTGACACCATTCTAGGTGTCACCAATGTTTCTGAACGAGCACAGGCACTTGTGTTATACTGCGATCCGGGGAATGCTAGAGAGCGCTAGCGGTAGCGACAAGTCGAGGGAACATGATGCCGGCGTTTAAGACGAGGGTGATCCGCAGGCCGAAGGCGGGTACCCGCCCGATTCTGGTCTTGCACAAGGCGCCAGCCTTACGAGGGCATAACGGCAGCGACAAGTACCTGTGCGGAGGCTGCGGTGCTACCCTCCTCGAGGCCATCGCTGAAGGAGTCGATTTCGGCGAAATCGCGCTGAAGTGCCCGGTCTGCGGCGCCTTCAGCGAGCTGCAGTAGACCCTGCCGCTGACTTCTCTACCCCGCAGTCTTTCCGATCTGCTCACTGGCCGCCGGTTCGCGGGCATTCTCTTTCGTAGGGCCGTTCCGGCGGTCGCTTCAGCTCATCGCGAAGCTCCTCGAGGTAGACCCGCGCGATCAGGGCGTGCCCCGCGTCCGCCGGATGAAACGAGTCGCCGCGATAGGGAGGCAGGAACGAGGGGTCTTCGGCACTGGAGACGAAGCCCTCTCTTAGCTTTGTGGCCGACCACAGATCGGCTACCCCCACGTCCTTCTTCGCAGCCTCCTGCTTGATCACCTCCGATAGCAGGGCCGCCTTCTCGTACGCAGGGCTGTCGCGCTCCCACCCCAACCACGGCACGGTGCCGGCCACGACCACGGTGCCGTCACCGGCGACGCAATCGAGAATCTGGCCGTACAGTCTCCTGAAGACGCCTTCCGTGATGTCCCCCGCCGCCACGCTGTGCACGCCGAACTCGACGATGACGACATCCGGGTCCGTCGCCATCGCGTTAACGGTGACCGGCAGGTTGGTGTTCGGATCGACGGAGATGAAGAGCTGGCTTTGCGTCCGCAGCCCTTCATCGTTGAGGCCCGCTTCGACGATAGCGTGAAAAGTGTTCGAAGGACGGGAGGCGAGATAGCCGATGGTGATGCTATCGCCGAGGAAGACGATGCTGGCGTGGCCTCCGTTGAACTCGGCGATGCGCCCATCTTCGGACCGGCAACCCGACAGCGAAAGGAGGGCGATGAGCAGGAGGAGAACGAAGGCCGCCGGACACGCTCTTTTCGGAC from Dehalococcoidia bacterium includes:
- a CDS encoding SGNH/GDSL hydrolase family protein encodes the protein MSPKRACPAAFVLLLLIALLSLSGCRSEDGRIAEFNGGHASIVFLGDSITIGYLASRPSNTFHAIVEAGLNDEGLRTQSQLFISVDPNTNLPVTVNAMATDPDVVIVEFGVHSVAAGDITEGVFRRLYGQILDCVAGDGTVVVAGTVPWLGWERDSPAYEKAALLSEVIKQEAAKKDVGVADLWSATKLREGFVSSAEDPSFLPPYRGDSFHPADAGHALIARVYLEELRDELKRPPERPYERECPRTGGQ